A window from Streptomyces sp. NBC_00271 encodes these proteins:
- a CDS encoding DEAD/DEAH box helicase — translation MAFDHLPAGVHDALGPLSVTPVTHSVPMAKNQRSDRPSTDTASRPDPGTVLDRLASGPSRASRITHTEHLPPRAGRHAVWPDRIRPEVIAAVQAAGIEHPWAHQALAAEHALDGDSVIVATGTASGKSLAYLTPVLTALLDGSEAPNGRGATALYLAPTKALAADQRRSVKELSQPLGNAVRPAVYDGDTPFEEREWVRQYANYVLTNPDMLHRGILPSHPRWSSFLRALKYVVIDEVHTYRGVFGSHVAQVLRRLRRLCARYGSSPVFLLASATAAEPSVAARRLTGLPVVEIADDASPRGELVFALWEPPLTELHGEKGAPVRRTATAETADLLTDLTLQGVRSVAFVRSRRGAELIAVIAQERLAEIDRSLARRVAAYRGGYLPEERRALERALHSGELLGLAATTALELGIDVSGLDAVVIAGYPGTRASLWQQAGRAGRSGQGALAILVARDDPLDTFLVHHPEALFDQPVESTVLDPDNPYVLAPHLCAAASEIPLTEEDLELFGPAAADLLPQLEAAKLLRRRTTAWHWTRRERAADLTDIRGEGGNPVQIVEAGTGRLLGTVDAGSAHTTVHEGAVHLHQGRTYLVKHLDLEDSVALVEEANPPYSTVARDTTSISVLETDIEVPWGEGRLCYGSVEVTNQVVSFLRRRVITGEVLGESKLDLPPRTLRTRAVWWTVTEDQLDAARISPEILGGALHAAEHASIGMLPLFATCDRWDIGGVSIPLHPDTLLPTVFVYDGHPGGAGFAERAFHTARAWLTATRQAIASCECEAGCPSCIQSPKCGNGNEPLHKRGAVRLLTELLRGAPEG, via the coding sequence ATGGCATTCGATCACTTACCGGCAGGCGTGCACGACGCCTTGGGCCCATTGTCCGTCACGCCAGTGACACACTCGGTGCCGATGGCCAAGAATCAGCGATCCGATCGACCCTCGACGGACACCGCTTCCCGCCCCGATCCGGGCACTGTCCTGGACCGGCTCGCCTCGGGGCCGAGCCGGGCTTCGCGCATCACTCATACGGAGCACTTGCCCCCGCGGGCGGGTCGCCATGCCGTATGGCCCGACCGGATCCGTCCGGAGGTCATCGCCGCGGTGCAGGCCGCGGGCATCGAACACCCCTGGGCCCACCAGGCGCTGGCCGCCGAGCACGCCCTGGACGGCGACTCCGTGATCGTCGCCACCGGCACCGCCTCGGGAAAGTCCCTGGCGTACCTCACACCGGTCCTGACGGCCCTCCTGGACGGCTCCGAGGCTCCGAACGGCCGGGGGGCCACCGCGCTCTATCTGGCCCCCACAAAGGCCCTCGCAGCCGATCAGCGCCGTTCGGTGAAGGAACTTTCACAACCTTTGGGCAATGCGGTTCGCCCAGCCGTGTACGACGGCGATACTCCGTTCGAGGAACGCGAGTGGGTACGGCAGTACGCCAACTACGTCCTGACCAACCCCGACATGCTGCACCGCGGGATATTGCCCTCCCACCCCCGCTGGTCCTCCTTCCTCCGCGCCCTGAAGTACGTCGTCATCGACGAGGTCCACACCTACCGCGGCGTCTTCGGCTCCCACGTGGCCCAGGTACTGCGCAGACTGCGCCGCCTGTGCGCCCGCTACGGCTCCTCCCCCGTCTTCCTGCTGGCCTCCGCGACCGCCGCGGAGCCCTCGGTCGCCGCCCGTCGGCTGACCGGCCTCCCGGTCGTCGAGATCGCCGACGACGCCTCGCCCCGCGGCGAACTCGTGTTCGCCCTCTGGGAGCCCCCGCTCACCGAGTTGCACGGCGAGAAGGGAGCACCCGTTCGGCGTACCGCCACCGCCGAGACGGCCGACCTCCTCACCGACCTGACCCTCCAGGGCGTGCGCTCCGTCGCCTTCGTACGATCCCGCCGCGGCGCCGAGCTGATCGCGGTGATCGCCCAGGAGCGCCTCGCCGAGATCGACCGCTCACTGGCCCGGCGCGTGGCCGCCTACCGCGGCGGCTACCTCCCCGAGGAACGTCGCGCCCTGGAGCGCGCCCTGCACTCCGGCGAACTCCTCGGCCTCGCCGCCACCACCGCCCTCGAACTCGGCATCGACGTCTCCGGCCTGGACGCCGTCGTCATCGCGGGCTACCCGGGCACCCGGGCCTCCCTGTGGCAGCAGGCGGGCCGCGCCGGCCGCTCGGGGCAGGGCGCACTCGCCATCCTCGTCGCCCGCGACGACCCGCTGGACACCTTCCTCGTGCACCACCCCGAGGCCCTGTTCGACCAGCCGGTGGAATCCACCGTCCTCGACCCCGACAACCCGTACGTCCTCGCCCCGCACCTGTGCGCCGCCGCCTCCGAGATCCCCCTCACCGAAGAGGATCTGGAGCTCTTCGGCCCGGCCGCCGCGGACCTGCTGCCACAGCTGGAGGCCGCGAAGCTGCTGCGCCGGCGAACGACGGCGTGGCACTGGACCCGTCGGGAGCGGGCCGCCGACCTGACCGACATCCGCGGCGAGGGCGGCAATCCGGTACAGATCGTCGAGGCCGGGACCGGGCGGCTGCTCGGCACGGTCGACGCGGGCTCCGCGCACACCACGGTCCACGAGGGCGCGGTCCACCTCCACCAGGGCCGTACGTACCTGGTGAAGCACCTGGACCTGGAGGACTCCGTCGCCCTGGTCGAGGAGGCCAACCCGCCGTATTCGACGGTCGCCCGCGACACGACGTCCATCTCCGTCCTGGAGACGGACATCGAAGTCCCCTGGGGCGAGGGCCGGTTGTGCTACGGCTCCGTCGAAGTCACCAACCAGGTCGTCTCCTTCCTGCGTCGTCGTGTCATCACCGGTGAAGTACTGGGCGAGTCGAAACTCGACCTCCCTCCTCGTACGCTCCGCACGCGCGCCGTGTGGTGGACGGTCACCGAGGACCAGCTGGACGCGGCCCGGATCAGCCCGGAGATCCTCGGCGGCGCCCTGCACGCCGCCGAGCACGCGTCGATCGGCATGCTCCCGCTGTTCGCCACCTGCGACCGCTGGGACATCGGCGGCGTGTCCATCCCGCTGCACCCCGACACGCTCCTGCCCACGGTCTTCGTCTACGACGGCCACCCGGGCGGCGCGGGGTTCGCGGAGCGCGCCTTCCACACCGCCCGCGCCTGGCTCACCGCCACCCGGCAGGCCATCGCGTCCTGCGAGTGCGAGGCCGGCTGCCCGTCCTGCATCCAGTCCCCCAAGTGCGGCAACGGGAACGAGCCGCTGCACAAACGGGGCGCTGTGCGGCTGCTCACGGAGCTGCTGCGGGGAGCGCCGGAGGGCTAG
- a CDS encoding DUF7059 domain-containing protein, whose translation MGYVSHTSLSPLPSSDRVDVAARLRDALLGASFTADGLLDLLGAPAYAALARSETVPALRATRGDTPLETLVRLFLLQQPVPHARVADVLPVEDCLESGWLTRAGADEVAATVDVRPYGGPGGEDWFIVSDLGCAVGGAGGIGSREEGVVLGVGGASTTLAGITVRTPVSSALDLGTGSGIQALHAAQHATRVTATDLNPRALHITALTLALSGAPAADLREGSLFAPIADDETYDLIVSNPPFVISPGARLTYRDGGMGGDDLCRTLVQQAGDRLNDGGYAQFLANWQHVEGEDWQDRLRSWVPRGCDAWIVQREVQDVTQYAELWLRDAGDHRDAPAEYQARYDAWLDEFEARKVKAVGFGWITLRRTAAAEPSITVEEWPHSIEQPLGETVRAHFDRVDYLRASDDAALLAGHFRLVAEVVQEQVGLPGAEDPEHVVLRQHRGMRRATKVDTVGAGFAGVCDGTLSAGRILDAIAQLVGEDPVLLRDRTPAQIRLLVEQGFLEPAE comes from the coding sequence ATGGGGTACGTGAGTCACACCAGCCTGTCACCGTTGCCCTCGTCCGACCGCGTCGACGTCGCCGCTCGGCTGCGGGACGCCCTGCTCGGCGCCTCCTTCACCGCTGACGGTCTGCTCGACCTGCTCGGCGCCCCCGCGTACGCGGCGCTGGCGCGCAGCGAGACCGTGCCCGCGCTCCGGGCGACCCGCGGGGACACACCGCTGGAGACGCTCGTACGGCTGTTCCTGCTCCAGCAGCCCGTCCCGCACGCGCGCGTGGCGGACGTGCTGCCGGTGGAGGACTGCCTGGAGAGCGGCTGGCTGACCCGGGCGGGCGCGGACGAGGTCGCCGCGACCGTGGACGTCCGGCCGTACGGCGGGCCCGGCGGCGAGGACTGGTTCATCGTGTCCGACCTGGGGTGCGCCGTCGGTGGCGCGGGCGGCATCGGCAGCCGGGAGGAGGGCGTCGTCCTGGGTGTGGGCGGCGCGTCCACGACCCTGGCCGGCATCACCGTACGTACGCCCGTCTCCTCCGCGCTCGACCTCGGCACCGGCTCCGGGATCCAGGCCCTGCACGCCGCGCAGCACGCCACGCGCGTGACCGCGACCGACCTCAACCCGCGCGCCCTGCACATCACCGCGCTCACCCTGGCGCTGTCCGGTGCCCCGGCGGCCGATCTGCGCGAGGGCTCCCTCTTCGCGCCGATCGCGGACGACGAGACGTACGACCTGATCGTCTCGAACCCGCCCTTCGTGATCTCGCCCGGCGCCCGGCTCACCTACCGCGACGGCGGGATGGGCGGGGACGATCTGTGCCGCACGCTCGTTCAGCAGGCGGGGGACCGGCTCAACGACGGGGGGTATGCGCAGTTCCTGGCCAACTGGCAGCACGTGGAGGGCGAGGACTGGCAGGACCGGCTGCGTTCCTGGGTGCCGCGCGGCTGTGACGCCTGGATCGTGCAGCGCGAGGTGCAGGACGTCACGCAGTACGCGGAGTTGTGGCTGCGCGACGCGGGCGACCACCGCGACGCCCCCGCCGAGTACCAGGCGCGGTACGACGCCTGGCTGGACGAGTTCGAGGCCCGCAAGGTCAAGGCCGTCGGCTTCGGATGGATCACGCTGCGCAGAACGGCCGCCGCCGAGCCCTCGATCACGGTCGAGGAGTGGCCGCACTCCATCGAACAGCCGCTCGGTGAGACCGTGCGCGCGCACTTCGACCGCGTCGACTACCTGCGGGCGAGCGACGACGCTGCCCTGCTCGCCGGTCACTTCAGGCTCGTGGCCGAGGTCGTGCAGGAGCAGGTCGGGCTGCCCGGCGCCGAGGACCCGGAGCACGTGGTGCTGCGCCAGCACCGTGGGATGCGCCGGGCCACCAAGGTGGACACGGTCGGCGCGGGCTTCGCGGGCGTGTGTGACGGCACGCTGAGCGCCGGGCGGATCCTGGACGCCATCGCCCAATTGGTCGGCGAGGACCCGGTGTTGCTGCGTGACCGGACGCCCGCGCAGATCCGGCTGCTGGTGGAGCAGGGGTTCCTTGAGCCCGCGGAGTGA
- a CDS encoding small secreted protein, producing the protein MNKKLTAALSGGAVLVLALSACSSGSSKDDKLDPWAKQVCDAVQPQVQKIAAANTAIQKETTDQSAPADVQKADSKGFQDISDAYKAMAAAIEKAGPPDVDSGKTKQENAVKELNALSASYADLGKQSDALNTKNQAKFADGLDGVAKQLEKLSKTGTDALKELEAGDVGKAMAKQVSCKSAASASASPATTQG; encoded by the coding sequence GTGAACAAGAAGCTCACGGCCGCACTGTCCGGCGGTGCGGTACTGGTGCTGGCGCTGTCGGCATGCAGCAGCGGTAGCAGCAAGGACGACAAGCTGGACCCCTGGGCCAAGCAGGTCTGTGACGCGGTGCAGCCGCAGGTCCAGAAGATCGCGGCCGCCAACACCGCGATCCAGAAGGAGACCACGGACCAGAGCGCACCGGCGGACGTGCAGAAGGCCGACTCCAAGGGCTTCCAGGACATCTCCGACGCCTACAAGGCGATGGCTGCCGCCATCGAGAAGGCCGGCCCGCCGGACGTGGACAGCGGCAAGACCAAGCAGGAGAACGCGGTCAAGGAGCTCAACGCCCTCTCCGCCTCCTACGCCGATCTGGGGAAGCAGTCCGACGCGCTGAACACGAAGAACCAGGCGAAGTTCGCGGACGGTCTCGACGGCGTCGCCAAGCAGCTGGAGAAGCTCAGCAAGACCGGGACCGACGCCCTGAAGGAGCTCGAAGCGGGCGACGTCGGCAAGGCGATGGCGAAGCAGGTCAGCTGCAAGTCCGCCGCCTCCGCGTCCGCCTCGCCGGCGACCACCCAGGGCTGA
- a CDS encoding serine/threonine-protein kinase, with amino-acid sequence MAGETPDQGEGRIIGGRYRLLRTLGAGGMGRVWLAYDAELACEVSMKEIALPDVPMDAAEHGQRVARARSEARHAARLRGHPHVVTVHDVVVHEGLPWIVMEYVPDAVDLQAVVRQSGPLSPARAARIGLAVLDALSAGHRIGILHRDVKPANILLAPDSSGDPYARVLLTDYGIALQPESREPRLTATAGILGTPGYLAPERARGEPPTPAADLFSLGATLYAAVEGRGPFDRPGQYATLTALLGEEPTPPVRAGELTSVLQGLLVKDPLRRSSPEAVARGLERVAQAAAGGVFGPPPGYPAGLPPGYPAELPPGYVAGPSSGYAAGPSPGYVAGAPPGFVAGAPPGHVAGSPPGTPQTPGVPPIPGVPQTLGVPQAPGVPQTSGVPQAPGVPQTPGAPPTPNTPYNPSTPYNPNTPHNPNTPHTPPGGPAAPGGPLGPPSGSPPAYGPWRPSTPSGAYEWNPYAGTGAATRSTAALPLPPARRRRPLVPVVALVVGVLLVVVGGTWAAVSLTGDDGGTKGATAKKRPTGSPSSGPTEPVYPYGEQVGLTKPLQAGDCVKAVWSGPAFKSAVNLGVVNCAKDWPDGQVVAVDTADDYADALAHGAQRCTSQSTDTADVLPDAGVYAVAPTKDGFGVAKGGTACLVLGRHVAIGGEVGRFRDAGVNLWPTQMGTGDCWNYAEKGKSFEAHLADCGEPHTDQVIGTARAAAGMDYKKALAQGGKLCTNKFASSWASDTEHTVSGWLASEEEWNQGFNKVVCTVRRVDGARTSERIPDPATV; translated from the coding sequence ATGGCGGGGGAGACGCCGGATCAGGGCGAGGGCAGGATCATCGGCGGCCGGTACCGGCTGCTGCGGACGCTCGGCGCGGGCGGCATGGGGAGGGTGTGGCTCGCGTACGACGCGGAGTTGGCCTGCGAGGTCTCCATGAAGGAGATCGCGCTGCCGGACGTGCCGATGGACGCGGCGGAGCATGGGCAGCGCGTCGCCCGGGCGCGCAGCGAGGCCCGGCACGCGGCGCGGCTGCGCGGGCATCCCCATGTGGTGACCGTGCACGACGTGGTGGTGCACGAGGGACTGCCGTGGATCGTCATGGAGTACGTGCCGGACGCGGTCGATCTGCAGGCGGTCGTACGGCAGTCGGGGCCGCTGTCGCCCGCTCGGGCCGCCCGGATCGGGCTGGCCGTCCTCGACGCGCTCTCCGCCGGACACCGGATCGGGATCCTCCACAGGGATGTGAAACCGGCCAACATCCTTCTGGCTCCCGACTCTTCGGGCGATCCCTACGCGCGCGTACTGCTCACCGACTACGGGATCGCGCTCCAGCCCGAGTCCCGCGAGCCCCGGCTCACCGCCACCGCCGGCATCCTCGGCACGCCCGGCTATCTCGCCCCCGAGCGCGCCCGTGGCGAGCCGCCCACCCCGGCCGCGGACCTCTTCTCCCTCGGCGCCACGTTGTACGCCGCCGTCGAGGGCCGTGGTCCCTTCGACCGGCCGGGGCAGTACGCGACTCTGACGGCCCTGCTCGGCGAGGAACCCACCCCGCCCGTCCGAGCGGGTGAACTGACCTCCGTACTGCAAGGACTGCTCGTCAAGGACCCATTGCGGCGGTCGTCGCCGGAGGCGGTCGCGCGGGGGCTCGAGCGGGTGGCGCAGGCGGCGGCGGGCGGGGTGTTCGGGCCACCGCCGGGGTATCCCGCGGGGCTACCACCGGGGTATCCCGCGGAGCTGCCGCCCGGGTACGTCGCGGGACCGTCGTCCGGGTACGCCGCCGGACCGTCACCCGGGTATGTCGCAGGGGCGCCGCCCGGGTTCGTTGCCGGGGCACCGCCCGGGCATGTCGCGGGCTCGCCTCCGGGAACTCCGCAGACCCCTGGCGTTCCGCCGATCCCTGGCGTTCCGCAGACCTTAGGCGTCCCACAGGCCCCTGGCGTTCCGCAGACCTCAGGCGTCCCACAAGCCCCCGGCGTCCCGCAGACCCCAGGCGCGCCCCCGACCCCGAACACCCCGTACAACCCCAGCACCCCGTACAACCCGAACACCCCGCACAACCCCAACACCCCGCACACTCCACCAGGCGGCCCGGCCGCCCCCGGTGGCCCGCTCGGACCGCCCTCCGGCTCCCCGCCTGCGTACGGCCCTTGGCGCCCGTCCACTCCGAGTGGTGCGTACGAGTGGAACCCGTACGCCGGGACCGGTGCGGCCACCCGGTCCACGGCCGCTCTGCCCCTGCCGCCGGCGCGCCGCAGGAGGCCTCTGGTCCCCGTCGTCGCCCTCGTCGTGGGCGTCCTCCTGGTGGTCGTCGGCGGCACCTGGGCCGCCGTTTCACTCACCGGCGACGACGGCGGCACGAAGGGCGCGACCGCGAAGAAGCGCCCCACAGGGAGCCCGTCGTCGGGACCGACGGAGCCTGTGTATCCGTACGGCGAACAGGTGGGCCTCACCAAGCCGTTGCAGGCCGGCGACTGCGTGAAGGCGGTCTGGTCGGGACCCGCCTTCAAGTCGGCGGTCAACTTGGGCGTCGTCAACTGCGCCAAGGACTGGCCGGACGGCCAGGTCGTGGCCGTCGACACGGCCGACGACTACGCCGATGCTCTCGCCCATGGCGCGCAGCGCTGCACCAGCCAGAGCACGGATACGGCCGACGTCCTGCCCGACGCGGGTGTCTACGCCGTCGCACCGACGAAGGACGGGTTCGGCGTGGCCAAGGGCGGTACGGCGTGTCTCGTGCTCGGACGCCATGTCGCGATAGGCGGCGAAGTGGGGCGGTTCCGGGATGCGGGGGTGAATCTGTGGCCCACTCAGATGGGCACCGGGGACTGCTGGAACTACGCGGAGAAGGGCAAGAGCTTCGAGGCTCACCTGGCGGACTGTGGTGAGCCGCACACCGACCAGGTGATCGGCACCGCGCGGGCCGCGGCGGGCATGGACTACAAGAAGGCCCTCGCCCAGGGAGGCAAGCTCTGTACCAACAAGTTTGCGTCGAGTTGGGCGTCCGACACGGAGCACACCGTCTCCGGTTGGCTGGCCAGTGAAGAGGAGTGGAATCAAGGATTCAACAAAGTCGTGTGCACCGTGAGACGGGTCGACGGTGCGCGGACGAGCGAGCGGATACCCGATCCCGCCACGGTCTGA
- the bldG gene encoding anti-sigma factor antagonist BldG — MDLSLSTRTVGDRTVVEVGGEIDVYTAPKLREQLVELVNDGNFHLVVDMEGVDFLDSTGLGVLVGGLKRVRAHEGSLRLVCNQERILKIFRITGLTKVFPIHTSVEEAVAATD; from the coding sequence GTGGACCTGTCCCTGTCGACCCGTACCGTCGGCGATCGTACGGTCGTCGAGGTCGGTGGCGAAATCGATGTATATACCGCGCCCAAGCTGCGCGAGCAGCTGGTCGAGCTGGTGAACGACGGCAATTTTCACCTTGTCGTCGACATGGAGGGCGTGGACTTCCTCGACTCCACCGGGCTCGGCGTGCTGGTGGGCGGCCTGAAGCGTGTGCGTGCCCATGAGGGCTCGCTGCGACTGGTCTGCAACCAGGAGCGCATTCTGAAGATCTTCCGCATCACCGGTCTCACCAAGGTGTTCCCCATCCACACCTCGGTCGAGGAAGCGGTAGCGGCCACCGACTGA
- a CDS encoding ATP-binding protein, whose product MATVELRFSALPEHVRTARLVAAAVARRAGVDEAVLDEVRLAVGEACTRAVGLHQSNGISAPVQVKLIEEEKQFSIEVGDEAPRSAPGETAPSASGDPDMDAEEDEMGLAVISGLVDDVEVTAGEHGGLIKMSWPTTPPAALVP is encoded by the coding sequence ATGGCCACCGTTGAACTCCGCTTCAGCGCGCTGCCCGAGCACGTCAGGACCGCCCGACTGGTGGCGGCGGCGGTGGCGCGCAGGGCCGGAGTGGACGAGGCCGTCCTCGACGAGGTCAGACTCGCCGTCGGCGAGGCCTGTACTCGTGCCGTCGGACTGCACCAGAGCAACGGCATCTCGGCGCCGGTGCAGGTGAAGCTGATCGAGGAGGAGAAGCAGTTCTCCATCGAGGTCGGCGACGAGGCGCCGCGTTCGGCGCCCGGTGAGACGGCACCCAGTGCCTCGGGTGATCCGGACATGGATGCCGAGGAGGACGAGATGGGCCTCGCGGTCATCAGTGGCCTCGTCGACGACGTCGAAGTCACCGCCGGGGAGCACGGTGGACTGATCAAGATGAGCTGGCCGACCACGCCGCCGGCCGCGCTCGTTCCCTGA
- a CDS encoding sodium-translocating pyrophosphatase, with translation MAGLSTPHQFDHPTTFASAVLTNDNRLIVMVIGAVALAALVVAGVLVRQVLAAGEGTDSMKKIATAIQEGANAYLGRQMRTLGVFAVVVFFLLMLLPADDWNQRAGRSIFFLIGAAFSATTGYIGMWLAVRSNVRVAAAAREATPAKGEPEKDLTAVSHKAMKIAFRTGGVVGMFTVGLGLLGASCVVLVYAADAPKVLEGFGLGAALIAMFMRVGGGIFTKAADVGADLVGKVEQGIPEDDPRNAATIADNVGDNVGDCAGMAADLFESYAVTLVAALILGKAAFGDSGLAFPLIVPAIGVLTAMVGIFAVAPRRSDRSGMSAINRGFFISAVISLVLVAVAVFIYLPGKYADLDGVTDAAIKAKDGDPRILALIAVAIGIVLAALIQQLTGYFTETTRRPVRDIGKSSLTGAATVVLAGISIGLESAVYTALLIGLGVYGAFLLGGTSIILALFAVALAGTGLLTTVGVIVAMDTFGPVSDNAQGIAEMSGDVTGAGAQVLTDLDAVGNTTKAITKGIAIATAVLAASALFGSYRDAILTAANDVGEKVSGPGAPLNLMMDISQPNNLVGLIAGAAVVFLFSGLAINAVSRSAGAVVYEVRRQFREHPGIMDYTEKPEYGRVVDICTKDALRELATPGLLAVLAPIAIGFTLGVGALGSYLAGAIGTGTLMAVFLANSGGAWDNAKKLVEDGHHGGKGSEAHAATVIGDTVGDPFKDTAGPAINPLLKVMNLVALLIAPAVVKFSYGEDKNLGMRILIAVLSILVIVGAVYISKRRGIAVGDEGNAERVSKSHDAAVVS, from the coding sequence ATGGCGGGGCTTTCTACCCCTCATCAGTTTGACCATCCCACAACCTTCGCATCCGCAGTACTGACCAATGACAATCGCTTGATCGTGATGGTCATCGGTGCCGTGGCCCTGGCGGCCCTGGTGGTCGCCGGGGTGCTGGTACGGCAAGTGCTCGCGGCCGGCGAGGGCACCGACAGCATGAAGAAGATCGCGACGGCCATCCAGGAAGGCGCGAACGCCTACCTGGGGCGGCAGATGCGCACGCTCGGTGTATTCGCCGTCGTGGTGTTCTTCCTGCTCATGCTGCTGCCCGCGGACGACTGGAATCAGCGCGCCGGACGATCGATCTTCTTCTTGATCGGCGCGGCGTTCTCGGCGACCACCGGTTATATCGGTATGTGGCTCGCCGTACGCAGCAACGTCCGCGTGGCCGCCGCGGCAAGGGAAGCGACTCCGGCCAAGGGCGAACCCGAAAAGGATCTCACCGCCGTCTCGCACAAAGCCATGAAGATCGCTTTCCGTACCGGCGGCGTCGTCGGCATGTTCACGGTGGGGCTCGGTCTGCTGGGCGCCTCCTGTGTGGTGCTGGTGTACGCGGCCGACGCGCCGAAGGTCCTGGAGGGCTTCGGTCTCGGCGCGGCGCTGATCGCCATGTTCATGCGTGTCGGCGGCGGCATCTTCACCAAGGCCGCCGACGTCGGCGCCGACCTGGTCGGCAAGGTCGAGCAGGGCATTCCGGAGGACGATCCGCGCAATGCCGCGACCATCGCCGACAACGTGGGCGACAACGTCGGCGACTGCGCCGGCATGGCCGCGGACCTCTTCGAGTCGTACGCCGTCACGCTCGTCGCCGCGCTGATCCTCGGCAAAGCGGCGTTCGGCGACTCCGGGCTCGCCTTCCCGTTGATCGTGCCCGCGATCGGCGTTCTCACCGCGATGGTCGGCATCTTCGCGGTGGCACCCCGACGCTCCGACCGCAGCGGCATGTCCGCGATCAACCGCGGCTTCTTCATCTCCGCGGTGATCTCGTTGGTGCTGGTGGCGGTGGCCGTCTTCATCTACCTGCCGGGGAAGTACGCCGACCTCGACGGCGTCACGGACGCGGCGATCAAGGCGAAGGACGGCGATCCGCGGATCCTGGCGCTCATCGCGGTGGCCATCGGCATCGTGCTGGCCGCGCTCATCCAGCAGCTGACCGGCTACTTCACCGAGACCACCCGTCGTCCCGTACGGGACATCGGCAAGAGCTCGCTCACCGGCGCGGCCACCGTCGTCCTGGCCGGTATCTCCATCGGCCTGGAATCGGCCGTCTACACCGCCCTGCTGATCGGCCTCGGCGTCTACGGGGCCTTCCTGCTCGGCGGTACGTCGATCATCCTCGCGCTGTTCGCGGTGGCGCTCGCCGGAACCGGCCTGCTCACCACGGTCGGTGTCATCGTCGCCATGGACACCTTCGGTCCGGTCTCCGACAACGCGCAGGGCATCGCCGAGATGTCCGGCGACGTCACGGGCGCGGGCGCCCAGGTGCTCACCGACCTGGACGCGGTGGGCAACACCACCAAGGCCATCACCAAGGGCATCGCCATCGCCACGGCCGTCCTCGCGGCCTCGGCGCTCTTCGGCTCGTACCGGGACGCGATCCTCACGGCCGCGAACGACGTGGGCGAGAAGGTCTCCGGTCCTGGCGCGCCGCTGAACCTGATGATGGACATCTCGCAGCCCAACAACCTGGTGGGCCTGATCGCGGGCGCGGCGGTCGTCTTCCTCTTCTCGGGCCTCGCGATCAACGCGGTGTCCCGGTCCGCGGGGGCCGTGGTCTACGAGGTGCGGCGGCAGTTCCGCGAGCACCCCGGGATCATGGACTACACGGAGAAGCCGGAGTACGGGCGGGTCGTCGACATCTGCACCAAGGACGCCCTGCGGGAGCTGGCCACTCCGGGTCTGCTCGCCGTCCTGGCGCCCATCGCCATCGGCTTCACGCTCGGCGTCGGCGCGCTCGGCTCGTATCTGGCGGGCGCGATCGGCACCGGCACGCTGATGGCGGTCTTCCTCGCCAACTCCGGCGGTGCGTGGGACAACGCGAAGAAACTCGTCGAGGACGGCCACCACGGCGGCAAGGGCAGCGAGGCCCACGCCGCCACGGTGATCGGCGACACCGTCGGCGACCCCTTCAAGGACACCGCGGGCCCCGCGATCAACCCGCTCCTCAAGGTGATGAACCTGGTGGCGCTGTTGATCGCACCCGCGGTCGTGAAGTTCTCGTACGGCGAGGACAAGAACCTCGGTATGCGCATCCTGATCGCGGTGCTCTCGATCCTGGTGATCGTGGGCGCGGTGTACATCTCCAAGCGGCGCGGGATCGCCGTGGGTGACGAAGGCAACGCGGAACGAGTGTCCAAGTCTCACGACGCCGCGGTGGTTTCGTAG